One genomic region from Bactrocera tryoni isolate S06 chromosome 3, CSIRO_BtryS06_freeze2, whole genome shotgun sequence encodes:
- the LOC120772968 gene encoding maternal protein tudor isoform X1, with product MSTVSSAASARSAASTTGTNTTKRLQITHVDAFGPYLRIYGQMNPDAMAVLRNRIQEMLRTCLAIDPTWPVQRQQVPLRIGTMCLYKSTKGIAPADFEFLRVRILDVITNSEQQNATQGQKPLVKVEVEFVDYGGKALVASYELLFPKQPEALSSMPTICAPYILLGICKDFKPEELEEIARIILRQTLDISIEHEFKQYKFITMKWKEFNFAEFLIHQKKIGAPIANELLRDNFAKFIKQQNQKQQQPQTQALTAQQPQNHHLATSQKQQQQQHKQTLPMYPAVGGNANNNNYYAINHNNNVAPVSGVYPAVGRSLAARLQQYQLEQQQQQAQAHLALQPQMLMNLQRPIQPRMPHTIGNLRSLYVPYAAPAYQQQTAYNGFQSKVMVQPTVANAMSGLPYTNAYNTRYQRPQQAQHKQDFASNANISKQVVSTSPRRVTTATFKTNNLTVGKIYDVYVSFVENGPCLFSVQLALAQDELTEMMNRIERVQLKPYADKPVLGSACIARYSEDGQFYRALITGVQTTACKVVYIDYGNAELVKYSDLYEIPDEFLEAKAFAIRFTLSGHKDLEPIDESLKKAFKDLMMYKNCQLKVMPLEGPPLVQYCELYLQQKSNVLDVLKDIQKCRLVYPKSENLNNNDIVEIRYIDSPKHFYVQKVDNISKFEKLMDDMFLYYNKNQVVPNHLALGAPCIVKYDNEWYRAEVMRADSTAIIVRHVDFGYEQKVTKNLLSNIAEKHLKLPRQAIQCCLKGFENNELSKDLATNQFEMLAEESNRQRRSFTVKVFRIQPDGVHLVNLCTKDLNVMKKLYKLSMPFEQYLTLEKEEFNIHSHNGHQHRQSAGHENGNKTPSIASSNDVASLHSSKKAAQILNSTTLQSEEQLQHTPQRQQQQLQQQQARKTNSRNTGSKSGSAAGSAPASSVQGTLSVEWDKQSSASSMDNRDSRSSSSELKHGKRQQQQQQQRQGRNAPHTPTMQANLNVSNSSSGGADRRSVGSGASNVSSQNQKQRNSGNQIPPRFQNENRRQKKEPVTPPRQQRPQNAPQGYSQQRNKSATNNANTPRANDTHSELSSNAGSELSEQVQATSTQLPDEYVPLNEAFPVQHLDTPTREDVIICWWISPHQFYTHLKSRLPEFERFMREIQLFYKKKSLQQLQLKVGSYVIARYRKENLLYRARILACNQMLRKYKVQFVDIGNQYTVTSEDIWQVEKRFATLPVMAHLCSFSGIVSNFDHLYIIDRMEKYLPAGATLNCEYIEREQEMYYVNVKLNGVSLKETLKSEGIITEVAPELRLSLLAGQQIRVKITYVKDMLNFKLQVEGLPEHVQLLSSYDDLRYVKSNPDVALKFKQFYEGKTCVVNIRDVNDNKVILLRPLVPLLKEDVTTFICQQPVVLERFEARVVHVANAYRVFVHTIAMEAKIIELLNEMFEYYEHNGTPLGTFEPDQICAAHGLDGNWYRARITPQLTKDVIEVHYIDYGNTEKLSETNLKTLEERFYLNRNSFAIELNLPVRTLAADAQHRNSKSKKTANVSADLDAAAVEKLKQLALVAEPVVHVRALEVQHNHLIAELTLAGGENIVDALLQSQLIKSRDVDFMRKQLEKDKTNMFEYIEMVDLTLEEEDDTEKKTTGKSKNSSSPKKKKQSEKTVKKETTVSNSVPEVVKSAEKEKQVDMTAPVIMAETPPQTPPQPQESKVEAAAAQPAPTPPPPSTTASEPQSVAESETESIDPCADMEHAILGHCDNPGQFYVHPYDKMDELRQLQEDLQIVASSLPTLMVVANGVHCISYYTVNKLWYRAKILDAELMVLQFIDYGNTDCVSDTTHVREMSSCNDIEPFCMPCSLPIKPNGTADWVDAANAIFSDSHSKAVNFEYITRGDKYKRSFINLYIDGVNIADKLVEDGFAKHLVLVDSGENCYISHVNSITDFYIQYEKDSKALELIEIYLAENEKLKKLEKFEHAKIVAALFPDDEMWYRAKLLKHIPNRGYEVLFIDYGNTSISPECREISEEIAKLPPLSKKCALHVPEHCVAWSDAAEEKFGEIAAQGETIFTVELCEPAGDHALVHLLIDGHNINDDLEPLCEHKPIETDLNMSFSTTIQSSVFESGKVYDAIISHANSPFDFYVQFSKDTIRLDDMTSSLNALGMDALSDAKIGQLCAAVYCEDNALYRARILETIAGSDAKRQYRVIFIDFGNEAITDDVRVLPHDLQALPEFSRHCQLVGAAEEIGEHKAQAANEAFGQLIEECEGMVKIEFIESKEGATPVPVRLYATSGGEDLGERLHSLIAAISANASAVLATPPIADNTCVISHAISPTHFYIQPKGNSLQLELVSKALTKSDAEQLPVLQRVEVDSVCSAYSFEDDCYYRGRVQKVLPGDEGYEVFLLDYGNVVNATVIKELPADLRAIPTLAWKCKLNVVPEAPETLLNECFAALLEAHFGEIYTIESDEVALDANERVHIVKLQANYKDLAEELADAVSKGDAEKAAAALSPVPTLHNCTIIHINSPASFYIQLAEDVPAVEKITDVLLDAETDFQAFTDLQVGARCAAQFPDDMAFYRAEIVQVLEEGKCEVHYLDFGNNAVTDQFRVLPDSMLDEVAYSKHCALDINLASNLDASAAFAQFIDSRFSETFQIELLKTTVEPVICRLFYQEKNVANEVLQLLKGANGTGAAAALLPNGLNDSATLNEQENAATQDSVAGVEMTQ from the exons atgaGTACTGTTTCCTCAGCGGCGTCTGCGCGGTCAGCCGCCTCAACTACGGGCACAAATACCACCAAGAGACTACAGATCACACACGTCGATGCGTTTGGTCCGTACTTGCGCATATACGGCCAAATGAATCCGGACGCAATGGCTGTATTGCGCAATAGAATCCAGGAAATGTTACGCACATGCCTAGCCATCGATCCGACTTGGCCGGTGCAGCGACAACAAGTACCGCTACGCATTGGCACTATGTGCCTTTATAAGAGCACTAAAGGTATAGCACCGGccgattttgaatttttgcgcGTACGCATACTGGACGTTATAACTAATAGCGAGCAACAGAATGCGACGCAGGGACAAAAACCACTGGTCAAAGTGGAAGTGGAATTCGTCGACTACGGCGGAAAGGCGCTGGTGGCCAGTTATGAG CTCCTCTTCCCCAAACAGCCGGAAGCTTTGTCCTCCATGCCCACAATATGCGCGCCATACATCCTATTGGGCATTTGCAAAGATTTCAAACCAGAAGAGCTGGAGGAGATTGCACGCATAATATTGCGTCAAACATTGGACATATCCATTGAACATGAA tttaagcaatataaatttattacaatgaAATGGAAGGAATTCAATTTTGCTGAGTTTTTAATACACCAAAAGAAAATCGGTGCACCTATCGCAAACGAATTGCTACgtgataattttgctaaatttattaagcaacaaaatcaaaagcagcaacaaccgCAAACACAAGCACTAACAGCTCAACAGCCACAAAATCATCATTTAGCAACGTcacagaagcaacaacaacaacaacataagcaAACCCTACCGATGTACCCTGCTGTCGGCggcaatgccaacaacaacaactattatGCCATTAATCATAACAACAATGTAGCGCCCGTTAGCGGTGTATACCCAGCTGTTGGACGTTCACTAGCTGCGCGTTTGCAACAATATCAGTtagaacagcaacaacaacaagcgcaagCACATTTAGCCCTCCAACCACAAATGTTGATG AACTTGCAGCGTCCCATACAGCCACGCATGCCACACACCATCGGTAATTTACGTTCGCTTTATGTGCCTTATGCTGCACCAGCCTATCAGCAGCAAACTGCTTACAACGGCTTTCAATCGAAGGTTATGGTGCAACCAACAGTCGCCAACGCCATGTCTGGTCTTCCATATACCAATGCTTACAATACGCGCTATCAGCGTCCACAGCAAGCGCAGCATAAACAAGACTTTGCTAGCAACGCCAATATCAGCAAACAAGTGGTGAGCACTTCACCGCGTCGCGTTACCACTGCCACTTTCAAGACCAACAATTTAACTGTTGGTAAAATATATGATGTTTACGTTAGCTTCGTGGAGAATGGACCCTGTTTGTTTTCGGTGCAGTTGGCGCTGGCACAGGACGAGTTAACCGAAATGATGAATCGCATTGAGCGTGTGCAACTGAAGCCATACGCTGACAAACCCGTCTTGGGCTCAGCTTGCATTGCGCGCTACTCCGAAGACGGACAATTCTATCGCGCGCTAATCACCGGCGTACAAACGACCGCATGCAAAGTGGTTTATATTGATTATGGCAATGCAGAGTTGGTCAAATACAGTGATTTATATGAAATACCTGATGAGTTTCTTGAGGCAAAAGCGTTCGCCATACGTTTCACACTCTCAGGCCATAAAGATCTGGAGCCTATCGATGAGAGCTTGAAGAAGGCCTTCAAAGATCTAATGATGTATAAGAATTGTCAGCTGAAAGTGATGCCATTAGAGGGACCACCATTGGTGCAATATTGCGAGCTATATTTACAG CAGAAAAGCAACGTGCTCGATGTGCTGAAAGATATACAAAAGTGCCGTCTAGTATATCCGAAATCTGAGAATTTAAACAATAACGATATTGTAGAGATCCGTTATATCGACTCACCCAAACATTTTTACGTGCAAAAAGTGGATAACATCTCGAAATTCGAGAAGCTCATGGACGATATGTTCttgtattacaataaaaatCAGGTTGTGCCCAATCACTTAGCGCTCGGCGCGCCATGTATTGTGAAATACGATAACGAATGGTATCGTGCTGAAGTGATGCGTGCCGACTCGACCGCCATTATTGTGCGTCACGTCGACTTCGGTTACGAACAGAAAGTCACCAAGAATTTATTGAGTAACATCGCCGAGAAGCATTTAAAACTGCCACGTCAAGCCATTCAATGCTGCCTGAAGGGTTTCGAAAATAACGAACTTAGCAAGGATTTGGCCACCAATCAATTTGAAATGCTCGCCGAAGAGTCGAATCGACAACGGCGCTCGTTCACCGTCAAAGTCTTCCGTATACAACCGGACGGTGTGCACTTGGTTAACCTTTGCACCAAAGACTTGAATGTCATGAAAAAGCTATACAAATTATCCATGCCCTTCGAACAGTACTTAACATTGGAGAAGGAGGAATTCAATATACACTCCCACAACGGTCATCAGCATAGACAGAGCGCTGGTCACGAGAATGGCAATAAGACACCATCGATTGCTTCCTCTAACGATGTGGCATCGCTGCATTCGAGCAAGAAAGCCGCACAGATACTCAACTCCACCACATTGCAAAGCGAAGAGCAGCTACAGCACACAccgcaacgacaacaacaacaattgcagcagcagcaagcgCGTAAAACGAATTCACGCAATACCGGCAGCAAGTCTGGCAGCGCCGCAGGCAGTGCGCCGGCCAGCAGTGTGCAGGGTACGCTCTCAGTGGAGTGGGACAAGCAGAGCTCGGCCAGCTCGATGGATAATCGCGACTCGCGCTCCAGCTCCAGCGAGCTGAAACACGGCAAacgacagcagcagcaacaacaacaacggcaggGCCGCAATGCGCCGCATACGCCAACAATGCAAGCAAACTTGAACGTCAGCAATAGCAGCAGCGGTGGCGCTGATAGACGCAGTGTCGGCAGTGGCGCCAGCAATGTTAGCAGCCAGAATCAGAAGCAGCGCAACAGTGGCAACCAAATACCGCCACGCTTCCAAAACGAAAAtcg GCGTCAGAAGAAGGAGCCTGTAACGCCACCACGTCAGCAGCGCCCACAGAATGCGCCGCAAGGATATTCACAGCAGCGCAACAAGTCCGCCACCAATAATGCCAACACACCACGCGCCAATGACACACACTCCGAGTTGAGCAGCAATGCCGGTAGTGAGCTAAGCGAACAAGTACAAGCGACGTCCACACAGTTGCCTGATGAGTATGTGCCGTTGAATGAAGCATTCCCCGTACAACATTTGGATACGCCAACGCGCGAGGATGTCATCATTTGTTGGTGGATTTCACCACATCAATTCTACACTCACCTCAAATCACGTCTGCCGGAATTCGAGCGTTTCATGCGCGAAATACAGTTATTCTATAAGAAGAAATCACTGCAGCAGCTGCAACTTAAAGTCGGCTCCTACGTTATAGCACGCTATCGCAAAGAGAATCTGCTCTATCGCGCACGCATACTCGCCTGCAATCAGATGTTGCGCAAATACAAAGTGCAATTCGTCGATATTGGCAATCAGTACACGGTCACCTCCGAGGATATCTGGCAAGTGGAGAAACGTTTCGCCACGCTGCCCGTTATGGCGCACCTGTGCAGCTTCAGTGGCATTGTGTCCAACTTTGATCATCTCTATATAATCGACCGCATGGAGAAATACTTGCCGGCGGGCGCAACACTAAACTGCGAGTATATTGAACGTGAGCAGGAGAtgtactatgtcaatgtcaaaCTGAATGGCGTGTCACTGAAAGAGACACTCAAATCGGAGGGCATAATTACCGAGGTGGCACCAG AGCTGCGCCTGAGCCTGCTGGCAGGCCAACAGATACGTGTAAAGATTACATACGTAAAGGATATGCTGAACTTCAAATTACAGGTGGAGGGCTTGCCTGAGCATGTACAACTGTTGAGTTCCTACGACGATTTGCGCTATGTTAAATCCAATCCAGACGTAGCGTTgaaattcaagcaattttacGAGGGCAAAACATGTGTGGTCAACATAAGGGATGTCAATGACAACAAAGT CATTCTGCTACGTCCACTTGTGCCGCTGTTAAAGGAAGATGTGACGACATTTATTTGCCAACAGCCGGTTGTGTTGGAGCGTTTCGAGGCGCGTGTTGTGCATGTGGCGAACGCATATCGTGTGTTTGTGCATACGATCGCTATGGAGGCAAAAATTATAGAGCTGCTGAATGAGATGTTTGAATACTATGAGCATAACG GTACACCCTTGGGCACATTTGAGCCGGACCAAATTTGCGCCGCGCACGGCCTTGACGGCAATTGGTATCGCGCGCGCATCACACCGCAACTGACTAAAGATGTCATCGAGGTACACTATATAGATTATGGAAACACGGAAAAATTGAgcgaaacaaatttaaaaactctGGAGGAAAGATTCTACCTCAATCGCAACTCTTTCGCAATTGAGTTGAATTTACCGGTGCGCACATTGGCAGCAGATGCGCAACATCGAAATTcgaaatcgaagaaaacagcAAATGTGTCGGCCGACCTGGATGCGGCTGCAGTGGAGAAACTAAAGCAGCTGGCATTGGTGGCCGAACCTGTGGTGCATGTGCGTGCGCTGGAGGTGCAACACAACCACTTGATTGCCGAACTTACTTTGGCTGGCGGTGAAAATATTGTCGATGCGCTGCTGCAATCGCAGCTAATAAAGTCACGTGATGTGGACTTCATGCGTAAGCAACTGGAGAAGGACAAAACAAACATGTTTGAATACATTGAAATGGTGGACCTGACACTCGAAGAGGAAGATGACACGGAAAAGAAAACCACAGGTAAGAGCAAAAACTCCAGCTCaccgaagaagaagaagcaatcGGAGAAAACTGTGAAAAAGGAGACTACAGTGAGCAACAGTGTGCCTGAAGTCGTTAAAAGTGCAGAGAAAGAGAAACAAGTTGACATGACAGCGCCAGTTATAATGGCTGAGACGCCACCGCAAACACCACCCCAACCGCAAGAAAGTAAAGTCGAAGCCGCAGCCGCCCAACCAgcaccaacaccaccaccaccgtcAACCACCGCGTCTGAGCCGCAATCGGTGGCAGAGTCCGAAACTGAATCGATCGATCCCTGCGCTGATATGGAACATGCCATACTTGGCCACTGCGACAATCCCGGCCAGTTCTATGTGCATCCCTACGATAAAATGGATGAATTACGTCAGCTGCAAGAGGATTTGCAAATTGTCGCCAGCTCTTTGCCCACACTAATGGTGGTGGCGAATGGTGTGCACTGCATCTCATACTACACGGTGAACAAGCTATGGTATCGCGCTAAGATCCTCGATGCCGAGCTTATGGTGCTGCAGTTCATTGATTATGGCAACACGGATTGCGTGTCGGACACGACGCACGTGCGTGAGATGAGCAGCTGCAACGACATCGAACCGTTCTGTATGCCCTGCTCACTGCCGATCAAGCCGAACGGCACAGCCGATTGGGTCGACGCAGCCAATGCCATCTTCAGCGATTCGCACAGCAAAGCGGTGAATTTCGAGTACATCACACGTGGTGATAAGTACAAACGCAGCTTTATCAATCTTTACATCGATGGCGTTAACATTGCCGACAAACTGGTGGAGGATGGTTTTGCCAAGCATCTAGTATTGGTCGATTCCGGCGAGAATTGCTATATATCACATGTGAACAGCATAACCGACTTCTATATACAATATGAAAAAGACTCAAAAGCTTTGGAATTGATTGAGATCTATTTGGCCGAAAACGAGAAACtgaagaaattagaaaaattcgaaCATGCTAAAATTGTGGCTGCGCTCTTCCCCGATGACGAAATGTGGTACCGCGCTAAACTACTAAAACACATACCGAACCGTGGCTACGAAGTGCTTTTCATCGATTATGGCAACACATCCATCAGTCCCGAATGTCGTGAGATTTCTGAGGAGATTGCTAAGTTGCCACCTTTATCGAAGAAGTGCGCACTACATGTGCCCGAGCATTGTGTGGCCTGGTCCGATGCAGCCGAGGAGAAATTCGGTGAAATAGCGGCGCAGGGTGAAACCATCTTCACAGTCGAACTATGTGAGCCAGCTGGCGATCATGCGCTGGTGCATCTGCTTATCGACGGACACAACATCAACGACGACCTCGAACCGCTGTGCGAACACAAGCCCATCGAAACCGATCTAAATATGAGCTTCAGCACGACCATACAATCGTCGGTCTTCGAGAGTGGCAAAGTGTACGATGCCATTATTTCGCATGCCAATTCGCCGTTCGACTTCTATGTGCAGTTCAGTAAAGACACCATACGTCTGGATGATATGACCAGCAGCTTGAACGCGCTCGGCATGGATGCGCTGTCCGATGCGAAAATTGGTCAGCTCTGCGCTGCAGTCTATTGCGAAGATAATGCGCTCTATCGCGCGCGCATACTAGAAACCATCGCCGGTTCGGATGCCAAACGGCAGTATCGTGTAATCTTCATTGATTTCGGCAACGAAGCCATCACCGATGATGTACGCGTATTGCCGCACGATTTACAGGCGTTACCGGAATTCTCACGGCACTGTCAACTGGTGGGTGCTGCCGAAGAGATTGGCGAGCATAAAGCGCAAGCGGCTAATGAAGCATTCGGCCAGCTGATTGAGGAGTGTGAAGGTATGGTGAAAATTGAGTTTATCGAAAGCAAGGAGGGCGCAACACCTGTGCCGGTCCGGCTGTATGCTACCAGTGGCGGTGAGGATCTCGGCGAAAGGTTGCACTCGCTGATCGCCGCGATTAGCGCAAACGCGTCCGCCGTGCTAGCAACACCACCAATCGCGGACAATACCTGCGTTATATCGCACGCGATTTCACCAACACATTTCTACATACAACCGAAAGGTAATTCACTGCAATTGGAGCTGGTATCGAAGGCGCTCACCAAATCCGATGCCGAGCAGCTGCCCGTGCTGCAGCGCGTTGAAGTGGACAGCGTTTGCAGCGCTTACTCGTTTGAGGATGACTGCTACTATCGCGGTCGTGTGCAAAAAGTGCTGCCCGGCGATGAAGGCTATGAGGTATTCCTGCTCGACTATGGCAATGTTGTAAATGCCACTGTTATAAAGGAATTGCCCGCTGATTTGCGTGCCATACCGACGCTGGCCTGGAAGTGCAAACTGAATGTGGTGCCTGAGGCGCCTGAAACGCTGCTAAACGAATGCTTTGCCGCACTGCTGGAAGCGCACTTTGGTGAGATTTACACCATCGAGTCGGACGAAGTTGCGTTGGACGCAAATGAGCGTGTACACATTGTTAAATTACAGGCGAACTACAAGGATTTGGCTGAGGAGTTAGCCGACGCTGTGTCCAAGGGTGATGCCGAGAAGGCGGCCGCTGCCTTATCACCCGTGCCGACGCTGCACAATTGCACCATCATACATATCAATTCGCCGGCTTCATTCTACATACAATTGGCCGAAGATGTGCCCGCCGTGGAGAAAATCACCGATGTGCTCTTAGACGCCGAAACCGATTTCCAGGCATTCACCGATTTGCAAGTGGGCGCCAGATGTGCCGCACAGTTCCCCGACGATATGGCCTTCTACCGCGCGGAAATCGTGCAAGTGCTGGAGGAGGGCAAATGTGAGGTGCATTACCTGGACTTCGGGAACAATGCCGTCACCGATCAATTTCGTGTACTGCCCGACAGCATGCTCGATGAGGTGGCCTACAGCAAACACTGTGCGTTGGACATTAATTTAGCGAGCAATTTGGATGCCAGCGCCGCATTTGCGCAGTTCATCGATTCGCGTTTCTCCGAAACATTCCAGATTGAGTTGCTCAAAACGACCGTGGAGCCGGTCATCTGTCGTCTATTCTATCAGGAAAAGAATGTGGCCAACGAAGTGCTGCAATTGTTGAAGGGCGCTAACGGTACTGGCGCTGCGGCAGCGCTGCTGCCGAATGGCCTCAACGACTCAGCGACATTAAATGAACAAGAAAATGCAGCGACACAAGACAGCGTTGCTGGCGTTGAGATGACGCAGTAA